A region of Vicia villosa cultivar HV-30 ecotype Madison, WI unplaced genomic scaffold, Vvil1.0 ctg.000910F_1_1, whole genome shotgun sequence DNA encodes the following proteins:
- the LOC131632140 gene encoding FAD-dependent monooxygenase sdgC-like isoform X2 yields MVGEGRKPKAVIVGGSIGGISIAHALILTGWDVLVLEKTTLPPSGSPTGAGLGLNPVSQQIIQSWISQPQQFLHNTTFPLTIDQNQVTDSEKKVNWTLTRDENFNFRASHWADLHGVLYNALPPQVFLWGHLLLSFHVANEKGTSVIIKAKVLQTGEIVEIVGELLVAADGCLSLIRQKYLPDFELRYSGYCAWRGVLDFSEIENLETITGIRKAYPELGKCLYFDLASGTHSVLYELLNKKLNWIWYVNQPEPEVRV; encoded by the exons ATGGTTGGGGAAGGAAGAAAACCAAAGGCAGTGATTGTGGGAGGGAGTATAGGAGGAATATCAATCGCACATGCCCTGATCTTAACTGGTTGGGATGTTCTTGTCCTTGAAAAAACCACCTTACCTCCATCTGGAAGTCCCACTGGTGCAGGTCTTGGACTCAACCCTGTCTCTCAACAAATCATTCAATCTTGGATTTCACAACCTCAACAATTCTTACATAATACCACTTTTCCACTAACTATTGATCAG AACCAAGTAACTGATAGTGAGAAGAAGGTGAATTGGACATTAACAAGAGATGAAAATTTCAACTTTAGAGCATCACATTGGGCTGATCTTCATGGTGTTCTTTATAATGCACTTCCACCACAAGTATTTTTATGGGGTCATCTTCTTCTCTCTTTCCATGTTGCAAATGAAAAAGGGACTTCTGTTATAATAAAGGCTAAAGTTCTTCAAACCGGAGAGATCGTTGAGATTGTTGGAGAATTGCTTGTTGCAGCAGATGGTTGTCTCTCTTTAATCCGCCAAAAATATCTCCCCGATTTTGAACTAAG ATATTCAGGCTATTGTGCTTGGAGAGGTGTTCTTGATTTTTCCGAAATTGAGAATTTAGAAACCATCACAGGTATCAGAAAGGCATACCCTGAATTAGGAAAATGCTTGTACTTTGATTTGGCCTCAGGTACACACAGTGTGTTGTATGAACTTCTGAACAAAAAGCTCAATTGGATTTGGTATGTGAATCAGCCTGAGCCCGAAGTAAGGGTATGA
- the LOC131632140 gene encoding uncharacterized protein LOC131632140 isoform X1 produces the protein MREEKEELAICNFYHLVLSAICGAGVVKGFEGEKFFREKNGDANFVAPGYTKGYGLGAEIIGTFVLVYTVFSATDAKRSARDSHVPMVGEGRKPKAVIVGGSIGGISIAHALILTGWDVLVLEKTTLPPSGSPTGAGLGLNPVSQQIIQSWISQPQQFLHNTTFPLTIDQNQVTDSEKKVNWTLTRDENFNFRASHWADLHGVLYNALPPQVFLWGHLLLSFHVANEKGTSVIIKAKVLQTGEIVEIVGELLVAADGCLSLIRQKYLPDFELRYSGYCAWRGVLDFSEIENLETITGIRKAYPELGKCLYFDLASGTHSVLYELLNKKLNWIWYVNQPEPEVRV, from the exons atgagAGAAGAGAAGGAAGAACTCGCGATTTGCAATTTTTACCACTTG GTTCTTAGTGCTATCTGCGGCGCTGGTGTGGTTAAGGGTTTTGAGGGGGAAAAATTCTTCAGAGAAAAAAACGGTGATGCTAACTTTGTTGCTCCTGGGTACACAAAAGGATATGGACTTGGTGCTGAGATTATCGGTACCTTTGTTCTTGTCTACACCGTCTTCTCCGCCACTGATGCCAAACGTAGTGCCAGAGACTCTCATGTTCCT ATGGTTGGGGAAGGAAGAAAACCAAAGGCAGTGATTGTGGGAGGGAGTATAGGAGGAATATCAATCGCACATGCCCTGATCTTAACTGGTTGGGATGTTCTTGTCCTTGAAAAAACCACCTTACCTCCATCTGGAAGTCCCACTGGTGCAGGTCTTGGACTCAACCCTGTCTCTCAACAAATCATTCAATCTTGGATTTCACAACCTCAACAATTCTTACATAATACCACTTTTCCACTAACTATTGATCAG AACCAAGTAACTGATAGTGAGAAGAAGGTGAATTGGACATTAACAAGAGATGAAAATTTCAACTTTAGAGCATCACATTGGGCTGATCTTCATGGTGTTCTTTATAATGCACTTCCACCACAAGTATTTTTATGGGGTCATCTTCTTCTCTCTTTCCATGTTGCAAATGAAAAAGGGACTTCTGTTATAATAAAGGCTAAAGTTCTTCAAACCGGAGAGATCGTTGAGATTGTTGGAGAATTGCTTGTTGCAGCAGATGGTTGTCTCTCTTTAATCCGCCAAAAATATCTCCCCGATTTTGAACTAAG ATATTCAGGCTATTGTGCTTGGAGAGGTGTTCTTGATTTTTCCGAAATTGAGAATTTAGAAACCATCACAGGTATCAGAAAGGCATACCCTGAATTAGGAAAATGCTTGTACTTTGATTTGGCCTCAGGTACACACAGTGTGTTGTATGAACTTCTGAACAAAAAGCTCAATTGGATTTGGTATGTGAATCAGCCTGAGCCCGAAGTAAGGGTATGA